In the Actinomycetota bacterium genome, one interval contains:
- a CDS encoding ImmA/IrrE family metallo-endopeptidase: MAIQQEAERAANRLLRDVWPWHGDNPKLPVDPIRIARSLGIDVYDAELGQDVFGALVKEAGQDPTILLNAIDSPNRKRFSCAHEIGHFVRRSDTVYSNISDYDQYTHLDRRDVLSAQGVDIEEIYANSFAAALLMPAALVEELRKTQSPTDLALTFDVSQEAMQYRLLNLGLQSV, encoded by the coding sequence ATGGCGATACAGCAAGAGGCCGAGCGAGCTGCGAATCGTCTCTTGAGGGACGTATGGCCCTGGCACGGGGACAACCCGAAGCTGCCGGTGGATCCCATCCGGATAGCCCGAAGTCTCGGCATCGACGTCTACGACGCTGAGCTTGGGCAGGATGTCTTCGGAGCTCTCGTGAAAGAAGCGGGTCAGGACCCGACGATCCTCTTAAACGCGATCGACAGTCCCAATCGCAAGCGCTTCAGCTGCGCTCACGAGATAGGCCACTTCGTGCGCCGGTCGGACACGGTCTATTCCAACATCAGTGACTACGACCAGTACACACACCTAGACCGGCGAGATGTGCTCTCGGCTCAGGGAGTGGACATCGAGGAGATCTACGCGAACTCCTTCGCGGCGGCGCTACTGATGCCGGCGGCGCTGGTCGAGGAACTTCGTAAGACGCAATCGCCGACCGACCTGGCCCTAACGTTCGATGTGTCGCAGGAGGCGATGCAGTACCGCCTTCTGAACCTCGGCCTCCAAAGTGTCTAG